The Musa acuminata AAA Group cultivar baxijiao chromosome BXJ2-2, Cavendish_Baxijiao_AAA, whole genome shotgun sequence genome has a segment encoding these proteins:
- the LOC135604882 gene encoding CRIB domain-containing protein RIC10-like isoform X2, with translation MGTKMKKGMLKPLRYISQIFDNKEPEMQIGFPTDVKHVAHIGWDGPSVGSPSWMKDYHSAPLSSSFGADGRESPPSNSWGSQEFSRGGGIEDSPARQTPEPSRLSAASAEPSPDSPDVAPASTKPRHSRRHQSDGSLPSDSPSRDSADGSRRGRKPRKKDAAGPSDSPAQDMPAIPKQSHRRKNKAAKSKAPASTEEGSTKPAPVAAMPSAGEDHAAQ, from the exons ATGGGCACAAAGATGAAGAAGGGCATGTTAAAGCCCCTGCGGTACATCTCTCAAATCTTCG ATAACAAGGAGCCTGAGATGCAGATTGGGTTTCCAACTGATGTCAAGCATGTGGCACACATCGGATGGGACGGACCGAGCGTTGGTTCCCCGAGCTGG ATGAAGGATTACCATTCAGCACCGCTCAGCTCCTCATTCGGTGCAGATGGCAGGGAAagccccccatcaaactcatgggGTTCTCAAG aattctCTCGAGGAGGAGGCATCGAAGACTCCCCGGCTCGGCAAACCCCGGAGCCTTCCAGGCTCAGCGCTGCATCGGCCGAACCCTCGCCCGACTCCCCCGACGTGGCTCCTGCATCCACCAAGCCAAGGCATTCAAGACGGCATCAGTCGGATGGAAGCCTGCCCAGCGACTCCCCCAGTCGCGACTCCGCCGACGGATCGAGGCGTGGCAGGAAGCCACGCAAGAAGGACGCAGCCGGCCCCTCCGACTCGCCGGCGCAGGACATGCCGGCTATTCCCAAGCAGTCACACCGAAGGAAAAACAAAGCGGCCAAGTCGAAGGCCCCAGCGTCGACCGAGGAGGGAAGCACCAAGCCGGCGCCGGTGGCCGCGATGCCGTCGGCTGGGGAGGACCACGCAGCGCAGTGA
- the LOC135604882 gene encoding CRIB domain-containing protein RIC10-like isoform X1: MGTKMKKGMLKPLRYISQIFDNKEPEMQIGFPTDVKHVAHIGWDGPSVGSPSWQMKDYHSAPLSSSFGADGRESPPSNSWGSQEFSRGGGIEDSPARQTPEPSRLSAASAEPSPDSPDVAPASTKPRHSRRHQSDGSLPSDSPSRDSADGSRRGRKPRKKDAAGPSDSPAQDMPAIPKQSHRRKNKAAKSKAPASTEEGSTKPAPVAAMPSAGEDHAAQ; the protein is encoded by the exons ATGGGCACAAAGATGAAGAAGGGCATGTTAAAGCCCCTGCGGTACATCTCTCAAATCTTCG ATAACAAGGAGCCTGAGATGCAGATTGGGTTTCCAACTGATGTCAAGCATGTGGCACACATCGGATGGGACGGACCGAGCGTTGGTTCCCCGAGCTGG CAGATGAAGGATTACCATTCAGCACCGCTCAGCTCCTCATTCGGTGCAGATGGCAGGGAAagccccccatcaaactcatgggGTTCTCAAG aattctCTCGAGGAGGAGGCATCGAAGACTCCCCGGCTCGGCAAACCCCGGAGCCTTCCAGGCTCAGCGCTGCATCGGCCGAACCCTCGCCCGACTCCCCCGACGTGGCTCCTGCATCCACCAAGCCAAGGCATTCAAGACGGCATCAGTCGGATGGAAGCCTGCCCAGCGACTCCCCCAGTCGCGACTCCGCCGACGGATCGAGGCGTGGCAGGAAGCCACGCAAGAAGGACGCAGCCGGCCCCTCCGACTCGCCGGCGCAGGACATGCCGGCTATTCCCAAGCAGTCACACCGAAGGAAAAACAAAGCGGCCAAGTCGAAGGCCCCAGCGTCGACCGAGGAGGGAAGCACCAAGCCGGCGCCGGTGGCCGCGATGCCGTCGGCTGGGGAGGACCACGCAGCGCAGTGA
- the LOC103974243 gene encoding large ribosomal subunit protein eL14 has translation MPFKRYVEIGRVALVTYGKEYGRLVVIVDVIDQNRALVDSPDMVRGQINFKRLSLTDIKIDIPRVPKKKTLLDAMEAADVKNKWENSSWGRKLIVQKRRASLNDFDRFKVMLAKIKRGGAIRQELAKLKKADVA, from the exons ATG CCGTTCAAGCGATATGTGGAGATCGGCAGGGTTGCGCTTGTGACCTACGGGAAGGAATACGGCAGGCTCGTCGTTATCGTCGATGTTATCGATCAGAACAGA GCTCTGGTCGATTCTCCTGACATGGTACGAGGCCAAATCAATTTCAAGAGGCTCTCTCTTACTGATATAAAGATTGACATACCACGGGTCCCCAAGAAGAAGACCCTTCTTGATGCCATGGAAGCTGCTG ATGTGAAGAACAAATGGGAGAACAGCTCATGGGGAAGAAAACTAATTGTTCAGAAGAGGAGAGCTTCACTGAATGATTTTGACAGGTTCAAGGTCATGCTGGCAAAGATTAAG AGAGGAGGCGCCATCAGGCAAGAGCTGGCCAAGCTTAAAAAGGCAGATGTGGCTTGA
- the LOC135605113 gene encoding glycolipid transfer protein 1-like — MEGTVFTPSLEGMKHVKSENGEILTKPFLDVCKHILPVLDKFGAAMAIVKSDIGGNITRLETKYNSDPSKYEYLYSMVQVEVESKTATGSSSCSNGLLWLTRAMDFLVELFRNLLEYADWTMSQVCTDSYSKTLKKWHGWLASSTVTIAMKLAPDRKKFMEVIGGSGEINADIEKFCITFAPFLAENHKFLVSVGLDDMKAS; from the exons ATGGAGGGGACCGTGTTCACTCCCTCATTGGAAGGAATGAAGCATGTCAAGTCAGAGAACGGAGAAATTCTTACGAAGCCTTTCCTTGACGTGTGCAAGCACATCCTGCCGGTTTTAG ATAAGTTTGGAGCCGCCATGGCTATTGTCAAGTCTGATATAGGGGGTAACATAACG AGGCTGGAAACTAAATATAATTCTGATCCATCAAAGTATGAATATTTATACAGTATGGTACAAGTTGAAGTTGAATCTAAGACAGCAACAGGCTCTTCGAGCTGTAGCAATGGGCTTCTATGGTTAACAAG AGCAATGGACTTCCTGGTGGAACTATTCCGGAATTTGCTAGAGTATGCAGACTGGACAATGTCGCAAGTCTGCACTGATTCCTACAGCAAGACCTTAAAAAAATGGCATGGTTGGCTTGCCAGTTCTACTGTCACG ATTGCTATGAAACTTGCTCCCGATAGAAAGAAATTCATGGAGGTTATTGGAGGATCGGGTGAGATCAATGCTGACATAGAGAAATTCTGCATAACATTTGCGCCTTTTCTAGCAGAGAACCATAAATTCCTA GTTAGCGTTGGTCTTGATGATATGAAGGCTTCATGA